A window of the Mannheimia granulomatis genome harbors these coding sequences:
- the cmoB gene encoding tRNA 5-methoxyuridine(34)/uridine 5-oxyacetic acid(34) synthase CmoB, whose amino-acid sequence MIDFRPFYQQIATSPLSAWLETLPLQLTQWEKTTHADYSKWAKVANFLPNSTACINLKDKVESIPTQPLSEGEIKQITHHLKQLMPWRKGPYHLHGIHIDTEWRSDFKWDRVLPHLAPLEGRTILDVGCGSGYHMWRMVGEGAQMVVGIDPTELFLCQFEAVRKLLGNDRRANLIPLGIEQMQPLAAFDTVFSMGVLYHRKSPLDHLSQLKAQLVKGGELVLETLVIDGDVNDVLVPADRYAKMKNVYFIPSVPALINWLEKVGFKNVRCVDEAITTLEEQRKTDWLENESLVDFLDPNDHSKTIEGYLAPKRAVILANV is encoded by the coding sequence ATGATCGACTTCCGTCCTTTTTATCAACAAATTGCAACCTCTCCTCTTTCTGCTTGGTTAGAAACCTTGCCTTTGCAGTTAACTCAATGGGAGAAAACCACCCATGCTGATTACTCTAAATGGGCAAAAGTTGCAAATTTTTTACCAAATTCAACCGCTTGTATTAACCTAAAAGATAAGGTGGAATCTATTCCTACTCAGCCGTTATCTGAAGGAGAAATCAAGCAAATTACTCATCACTTAAAACAACTTATGCCGTGGCGTAAAGGTCCATACCACTTACACGGCATTCATATTGATACCGAATGGCGTTCCGATTTCAAATGGGATCGTGTACTACCCCACCTTGCGCCTCTTGAAGGTAGAACAATTTTAGATGTAGGCTGTGGTAGCGGCTATCATATGTGGCGAATGGTAGGTGAAGGTGCCCAAATGGTGGTAGGCATTGACCCAACCGAGCTTTTTCTATGTCAATTTGAAGCAGTACGTAAGCTGCTTGGCAACGACCGCCGAGCGAATTTAATTCCACTAGGTATCGAGCAAATGCAGCCCCTTGCCGCTTTTGATACCGTCTTTTCAATGGGTGTGCTTTACCACCGTAAATCACCACTTGATCATCTTTCACAGCTCAAAGCTCAGCTTGTTAAAGGCGGAGAATTAGTGTTGGAAACCCTTGTGATTGACGGTGATGTGAATGATGTTCTCGTGCCGGCTGATCGCTACGCTAAAATGAAAAATGTTTATTTTATTCCGTCCGTACCGGCTCTGATTAATTGGTTAGAAAAAGTAGGCTTTAAAAATGTACGTTGCGTGGATGAGGCCATCACAACACTTGAAGAACAGCGAAAAACCGATTGGTTGGAAAATGAGAGCTTAGTGGATTTCTTAGACCCTAACGATCATAGCAAAACTATTGAAGGCTACCTTGCCCCGAAGCGAGCTGTGATTCTGGCCAATGTTTAA
- a CDS encoding putative oxygenase MesX has protein sequence MTTNFECRVHTLEFDENYQPDDNSTRLTTNFANLARGENRKENLQNAIAMINKRFNDLADWDNPTSDRYSVKLDIVSMDIDVEGNGEFFPALEWLKTYVVDHKTGKTIDGIVGNNFSSFVRDYDFSVLLLDHNKDKPEFTVPEGYGELHGKLFKHLLASPAYKAKYSKPPVICLSVATTRTYTRTTNVHPILGVEYLQDSYSLTDAYFAKMGLKVRYFMPPKSVAPYAFYFDENADLLNDYTNLELISTIATMEAFQKIYRPEIYNANSVAGQVYKGSLTYQDYSVTKVEYDRVERTQLAIKQGKYAEEHFIKPYKAILEAWANEK, from the coding sequence ATGACAACCAATTTTGAATGCCGTGTGCATACCCTTGAATTTGATGAAAATTATCAACCTGACGATAATAGCACCCGCTTAACCACTAACTTTGCTAACCTTGCTCGTGGCGAGAACCGCAAAGAGAACCTGCAAAATGCGATTGCGATGATCAATAAGCGTTTCAATGATTTGGCAGATTGGGATAACCCGACTTCTGATCGTTATTCGGTGAAATTAGACATCGTCTCAATGGATATCGATGTAGAAGGCAATGGCGAGTTTTTCCCTGCGTTAGAGTGGCTTAAAACCTATGTGGTCGATCACAAAACGGGTAAAACCATTGACGGTATCGTCGGTAACAACTTCTCTTCTTTCGTGCGTGACTACGATTTCAGCGTGCTGCTGCTCGATCACAACAAAGACAAACCGGAATTTACCGTGCCGGAAGGCTACGGCGAACTGCACGGCAAGCTATTCAAACATTTATTGGCATCGCCTGCCTACAAAGCAAAATATAGCAAACCGCCGGTAATCTGTTTGAGCGTGGCGACAACCCGCACCTACACCAGAACGACCAACGTTCACCCAATTTTAGGCGTGGAATATCTGCAAGATAGTTATTCATTAACCGATGCGTATTTTGCCAAAATGGGCTTAAAAGTGCGTTACTTTATGCCGCCGAAATCCGTTGCACCATATGCGTTCTACTTCGATGAGAATGCCGACTTGCTCAACGATTACACTAATTTGGAACTTATCAGCACGATTGCCACGATGGAAGCGTTCCAAAAAATCTACCGTCCGGAGATTTACAATGCTAATTCTGTTGCAGGACAGGTATATAAAGGTAGTCTCACTTACCAAGACTACTCAGTAACCAAAGTGGAATACGACCGTGTAGAGCGTACCCAGCTTGCGATAAAGCAAGGGAAATATGCCGAAGAACACTTTATCAAGCCGTATAAAGCGATTTTAGAGGCTTGGGCAAACGAAAAATAA
- a CDS encoding flavin reductase, whose translation MVDIAQFKDAMATLATAVHVVTTDGESGRHCFTASAVCSVTDSPPTLLVCMNSNARAYEHFVRNRVLMVNTLTAEQSHLSNLFASPLSQDERFAKATWTTLNTGSPMLKGALINFDCEIT comes from the coding sequence ATGGTAGATATTGCACAATTTAAAGATGCAATGGCAACACTTGCAACAGCTGTTCACGTGGTGACTACAGATGGAGAATCCGGTCGCCACTGCTTTACAGCCTCAGCTGTCTGTAGTGTGACCGATTCACCACCAACATTGTTGGTGTGTATGAATAGCAATGCGAGAGCCTATGAACATTTTGTTAGAAACCGTGTACTCATGGTGAATACCTTGACCGCCGAACAATCACATTTATCAAACTTATTTGCTTCGCCGCTAAGTCAAGATGAACGATTTGCAAAAGCTACTTGGACAACCCTAAATACAGGCTCGCCAATGCTTAAAGGGGCCTTGATCAATTTTGATTGTGAAATTACATAA
- the bioB gene encoding biotin synthase BioB: MTTFQLKLKAKDELTLHPTAQYWRKCQVEELFDMPFMDLVFKAAKIHRENFDPNAIQLSTLLSIKTGGCAEDCEYCPQSARYDTGIEKQTMLDIETIVEKAKIAKERGASRFCMGAAWRGPKPKDIKVVSEIINAVKSLGLETCGTFGMLEEGMAEELKDAGLDYYNHNLDTDPERYNKIIHTRNHDDRMDTLGKVRNAGLKVCCGGIVGMNETRPERAGLIASLANLDPQPESVPINQLIKVEGTPLENAEDLDWTEFVRTIAVARITMPRSFVRLSAGRTAMPEAMQALCFMAGANSIFYGDKLLTTENPEEDHDRQLMDKLNLYPLKYECDV, translated from the coding sequence GTGACAACATTTCAATTAAAACTCAAAGCCAAAGATGAATTAACTCTCCACCCAACAGCACAATATTGGCGGAAATGCCAAGTGGAAGAGCTTTTCGATATGCCGTTTATGGATTTAGTGTTCAAAGCGGCAAAAATTCATCGTGAAAACTTTGATCCTAATGCAATTCAGCTCTCTACGTTACTTTCAATTAAAACAGGTGGTTGTGCAGAGGATTGTGAATATTGTCCACAATCCGCCCGCTATGATACCGGTATAGAAAAGCAGACAATGTTAGATATTGAAACTATTGTAGAAAAAGCCAAAATTGCTAAAGAAAGAGGTGCGAGCCGCTTTTGTATGGGGGCTGCATGGCGGGGGCCAAAGCCAAAGGATATTAAAGTGGTGTCTGAAATTATCAATGCGGTGAAATCGTTGGGTTTAGAAACTTGTGGCACTTTTGGTATGTTAGAAGAAGGCATGGCAGAAGAATTAAAAGATGCTGGCTTAGATTACTACAATCACAATTTAGATACGGATCCGGAACGTTACAATAAAATTATCCATACTCGTAATCATGATGATAGAATGGATACCCTCGGTAAAGTGCGTAATGCAGGGCTTAAGGTATGCTGTGGTGGTATTGTTGGCATGAATGAAACCCGTCCGGAAAGAGCAGGCTTAATTGCAAGTTTAGCAAACCTTGATCCACAACCTGAAAGTGTACCAATTAACCAACTTATTAAAGTAGAAGGTACACCGTTAGAGAATGCTGAAGACCTCGACTGGACAGAATTTGTTCGTACTATTGCTGTTGCCAGAATTACCATGCCTCGTAGTTTTGTTCGTCTTTCTGCCGGTAGAACCGCTATGCCGGAAGCAATGCAAGCACTTTGCTTTATGGCAGGGGCAAACTCAATTTTCTATGGAGATAAACTTCTCACTACCGAAAACCCGGAAGAAGATCACGATAGACAATTAATGGATAAGCTCAATTTATATCCATTGAAATATGAGTGCGATGTTTAA
- a CDS encoding methionine synthase: MSRILLPTSTAGSLPKPAWLAEPEKLWSEWKFQGDELLQAKRDALLVSLAEQIAAGIDIVSDGEQTRQHFVTTFIEHLDGVDFNKRETVRIRNRYDASVPTVVGAVSRPKSVFVDDAKFLRAHTDKPIKWALPGPMTMIDTLYDAHYKSREKLAWEFAKILNEEAKELEAAGVDIIQFDEPAFNVFFDELNDWGVAALERAAEGLKCETAVHICYGYGIKANTDWKQTLGNEWRQYEESFPKLQQSKIDIISLECQNSRVPMDLIELVRGKKVMLGAIDVATNIIETPEQVADTLRKALQFVDAENLYPCTNCGMAPLSRQVARGKLEALSQGAAILRAELAG, encoded by the coding sequence ATGAGCAGAATTCTTCTCCCTACCTCCACCGCTGGCAGCCTACCAAAACCTGCTTGGCTTGCCGAGCCTGAAAAACTTTGGTCTGAATGGAAATTCCAAGGCGACGAACTTCTCCAAGCCAAACGTGATGCCCTGTTGGTTTCTCTTGCTGAGCAAATTGCCGCAGGGATTGATATTGTCAGCGACGGCGAACAGACCCGCCAGCACTTCGTTACCACTTTTATTGAGCATTTAGACGGCGTGGATTTCAACAAACGTGAAACTGTGCGTATCCGCAACCGTTACGATGCCAGCGTGCCGACCGTTGTCGGTGCGGTTTCCCGCCCGAAATCGGTGTTTGTGGACGATGCGAAATTCCTCCGTGCGCACACCGACAAGCCAATCAAATGGGCGTTACCAGGGCCGATGACCATGATCGACACCCTCTACGATGCCCACTACAAAAGCCGTGAAAAACTGGCGTGGGAATTTGCCAAAATCCTCAACGAAGAGGCAAAAGAGCTGGAAGCGGCTGGCGTGGACATCATTCAATTTGACGAGCCGGCGTTTAACGTCTTCTTTGACGAGCTGAACGATTGGGGCGTAGCAGCCTTAGAACGTGCGGCAGAAGGCTTAAAATGCGAAACGGCGGTGCATATCTGCTACGGCTACGGCATTAAGGCAAACACCGACTGGAAACAGACTCTCGGCAACGAATGGCGTCAGTACGAAGAGAGCTTCCCGAAACTGCAACAGTCGAAAATCGACATCATCTCATTAGAGTGCCAAAACTCCCGTGTACCAATGGATTTAATCGAATTAGTGCGTGGTAAAAAAGTAATGCTCGGTGCGATTGATGTGGCAACCAACATCATCGAAACGCCGGAACAAGTGGCAGACACCCTGCGTAAAGCGTTGCAATTCGTTGATGCAGAAAACCTCTACCCTTGCACCAACTGCGGAATGGCACCGCTTTCACGCCAAGTGGCTCGTGGTAAACTCGAAGCGCTAAGCCAAGGGGCGGCGATTTTGCGTGCGGAGCTTGCAGGCTAA